The Nitrospiraceae bacterium genome has a window encoding:
- a CDS encoding alanine--glyoxylate aminotransferase family protein — MAPTKTFSDFAPPQRLLLGPGPSQVHDRVLRALAQPLLGHLDPVFLELMNEIQSLLRFVFRTQNPFTIAVSGTGSAGMEAAVVNFIEPGDRTVVGVNGVFGMRLASTIERCGGQAIRVEASWGEPIPIEAIESALAQSAPVKAVALVHAETSTGAWQPLEEIGSLCRRYDALLIVDAVTSLGGVPVEVDQWGIDACYSGTQKCLSCPPGLAPLTISPRGMEAIARRRTPCVSWYFDATLVADYWAEGKRAYHHTAPISMLYGLREALRLVQEEGLATRHVRHQLNSRSLLAGLEALGLMPLPPPGLRLPMLNCVTLPAGVEDKLVRAQLLHDHGIEIGGGLGPLQGKVWRIGLMGESSQQAHVLTLLNALEEIFAQHSWLTNPGSAVQAAVEAYEAAELSTRRSG; from the coding sequence ATGGCTCCAACAAAGACCTTCAGCGATTTTGCTCCGCCTCAACGTCTGCTCCTGGGCCCAGGGCCTAGCCAGGTGCATGATCGGGTTCTGAGGGCATTGGCTCAGCCGCTCTTGGGACATTTGGATCCGGTCTTCCTCGAGTTGATGAACGAAATCCAGAGCTTGCTCCGCTTCGTCTTTCGAACGCAAAACCCCTTCACGATTGCAGTGTCGGGCACCGGTTCCGCAGGCATGGAAGCGGCGGTCGTCAATTTCATCGAGCCTGGAGACCGAACCGTCGTCGGGGTGAACGGCGTATTCGGAATGAGGCTCGCCTCCACGATCGAACGCTGCGGCGGTCAAGCCATACGCGTTGAAGCCTCCTGGGGCGAACCCATCCCCATCGAGGCTATCGAATCCGCCTTGGCTCAATCGGCACCTGTAAAGGCTGTTGCCTTGGTCCATGCCGAAACCTCCACCGGCGCATGGCAGCCGCTGGAGGAGATAGGCTCCCTCTGCCGACGATACGACGCACTCCTGATCGTCGATGCCGTGACCTCGCTCGGCGGCGTACCGGTCGAAGTCGACCAATGGGGGATCGACGCCTGTTACAGTGGCACGCAGAAATGTTTGAGCTGTCCGCCAGGACTAGCCCCCCTGACCATCAGCCCCCGAGGCATGGAGGCCATTGCTCGGCGACGAACCCCCTGCGTCAGCTGGTACTTCGATGCGACGTTGGTGGCCGACTATTGGGCGGAAGGGAAGCGCGCCTACCACCACACGGCGCCCATCTCGATGTTGTATGGCTTGCGGGAGGCGCTCCGCCTAGTGCAGGAAGAGGGCCTTGCAACGCGCCATGTTCGGCACCAACTGAACAGTCGCTCGCTGCTGGCCGGTTTGGAAGCCTTGGGTCTGATGCCGTTGCCTCCGCCCGGTCTCCGCTTACCGATGCTCAATTGCGTAACCTTGCCGGCGGGGGTCGAGGACAAACTGGTTCGGGCACAACTCTTACACGATCACGGCATTGAAATCGGAGGAGGACTAGGGCCTCTTCAAGGCAAAGTGTGGCGCATTGGGTTGATGGGGGAATCCTCCCAGCAAGCCCACGTCTTGACGTTGTTGAACGCGCTCGAAGAGATCTTCGCTCAACACAGCTGGCTGACGAACCCCGGAAGCGCCGTTCAGGCTGCGGTCGAGGCCTATGAGGCAGCCGAGTTGTCGACAAGGAGGTCCGGATGA
- a CDS encoding DUF3365 domain-containing protein: MNRSGLWIISAAVAGFIATVTYWVIALAVAESRKEDRVSPERVTGFIQALIDANRANYTQNVVEKLHNQGVVEAVEHWKEEKGLPLPAQFLLESGRLVAQKDLKFSFRLASLTPIYVWNGPNSEFERRGLEAVSKAPEKPFTGFFQQGGVRYFQGIYADRAVAETCVSCHNSHANSPRRDYKLNDVMGGLIITIPISETGT, translated from the coding sequence ATGAATCGAAGCGGGTTATGGATCATCAGCGCGGCGGTCGCCGGATTTATCGCCACAGTTACCTACTGGGTGATTGCCCTAGCGGTAGCGGAATCCCGCAAGGAGGATCGGGTTTCCCCTGAGCGCGTGACCGGGTTCATCCAGGCGCTCATCGACGCCAATCGAGCCAACTACACGCAGAACGTGGTTGAAAAGCTTCACAACCAGGGGGTGGTTGAAGCCGTCGAGCATTGGAAGGAAGAAAAGGGCTTGCCGTTGCCGGCTCAATTCCTCTTGGAATCCGGCCGCCTCGTGGCGCAGAAGGACCTCAAATTCAGCTTCCGCCTGGCCAGCCTTACCCCGATCTATGTGTGGAACGGCCCCAACAGCGAGTTCGAACGTCGTGGGCTGGAAGCCGTTTCCAAGGCCCCCGAGAAACCTTTCACGGGATTTTTCCAGCAAGGCGGGGTCCGGTACTTCCAGGGAATCTATGCAGATCGAGCCGTTGCGGAGACTTGCGTCTCTTGCCACAACTCCCATGCCAACAGCCCACGCCGGGATTACAAACTCAACGACGTGATGGGCGGACTCATCATCACTATCCCCATTTCGGAGACCGGCACATGA